From a single Anoplolepis gracilipes chromosome 3, ASM4749672v1, whole genome shotgun sequence genomic region:
- the LOC140663861 gene encoding gustatory receptor for sugar taste 43a-like, translating into MFPIYHISKLSGVFSIRFIRQVSGRYQGRLSIIDSVYSLSLLMCLISAQIWGIWCDLRYGWEYSKRLNFQNMAVATTTYIVGVMSLTAASIISSILRWQQVLTVIDILIDCDEKLGIFSPKKLKWCTILLTLCTLSYSIILSCLDEYAWDYKVKQNKKLDIKDTLNYFPVYVMYIVIIMMEVQYSMIVYNVGQRFSRINKSIENIIKSGKITNQFRRDLGLAGDLQDQGHISYIRQEMMGNTRMFRKSKIMDSTLTNDGRNFTDSISKLVTVHESLCDTISLINSAYGVVVLAITITCLINLIITPYFLIMETDGRLETLFLVVQILWCIFHIWRLLIIVQPAYATTMQGKKTAVLVSQLLSASHDRKEIKQLEIFLLQLLHRPLEFSACGLFTLDRTLLTSIVGTVTTHLVILIQFQKEDDKKDSVNDILKNATQILKNATTLHNMTVERLGL; encoded by the exons ATGTTCCCGATCTATCACATCAGCAAACTGTCCGGTGTATTTTCAATAAGATTTATCCGACAGGTGTCTGGCAGATACCAAGGCCGATTGAGTATCATCGATAGCGTTTACAG TTTGTCTCTATTAATGTGCCTGATAAGCGCCCAGATTTGGGGTATCTGGTGCGATCTCAGATATGGATGGGAGTATAGCAAGCGGCTCAATTTTCAGAACATGGCAGTTGCCACCACAACTTATATAGTGGGCGTGATGAGTCTCACGGCTGCTTCCATCATCAGTTCAATTTTGCGCTGGCAACAAGTGCTGACTGTCATCGATATATTAATCGAT TGCGACGAGAAGCTGGGAATTTTCTCGCCGAAGAAGTTGAAATGGTGCACCATCCTACTGACATTGTGCACTCTCTCCTATTCCATCATTCTATCATGTCTCGATGAATACGCATGGGATTATAAAGTGAAGCAAAATAAGAAGCTGGATATTAAGGACACGCTTAATTATTTTCCCGTATACGTTATGTACatagtaattattatgatGGAGGTCCAGTATAGTATGATCGTTTACAATGTGGGTCAGCGGTTTTCCAGGATCAACAAAAGTATCGAAAATATCATCAAAAGCGGCAAGATCACGAATCAGTTCAGAAGGGATCTTGGGTTAG CTGGTGACCTTCAAGATCAAGGACATATTTCGTATATTCGGCAAGAAATGATGGGAAATACTCGAATGTTTCGTAAATCGAAGATCATGGATTCCACTCTTACAAATG ATGGTAGAAATTTTACGGACAGCATATCCAAATTGGTGACAGTACACGAGTCACTTTGTGACACGATATCGCTTATAAATAGCGCTTACGGCGTCGTTGTACTCGCAATTACAATTACCtgcttaataaatttaatcattacaCCGTACTTTTTGATAATGGAGACTGATGGAAGGCTCGAAACGTTATTTCTCGTGGTGCAAATACTGTGGTGCATCTTCCACATTTGGAGGCTGCTCATAATAGTGCAGCCCGCATATGCTACTACAATGCAG GGAAAGAAGACAGCGGTTTTAGTAAGCCAATTGTTGTCCGCGAGTCACGACAGAAAAGAAATCAAACaactagaaatttttttgcttcaGCTTCTACATCGCCCTTTGGAGTTTTCAGCGTGCGGACTTTTTACTCTGGATCGTACTCTCTTGACTTCG attgttgGTACAGTCACAACGCATCTCGTAATACTTATACAGTTTCAAAAAGAGGACGATAAAAAGGACAGTGTCAACGACATATTGAAGAATGCCACgcaaattctgaaaaatgcgACGACG